Proteins encoded within one genomic window of Streptomyces kaniharaensis:
- a CDS encoding glycosyltransferase 87 family protein, which translates to MVSTRTPGFSRPRGRFTGRTRTPAPTSAGPSSRPDRPRLGLISRDVPRQRRENTFPPTPDRLNPAHLASLRSVQLLGCAIAAGWAAAFPIISDLPNQRLWGAVAAPAYALAGLLCLILPRRFAARSAAAVGLLGAVLVPLALLALQGRHQSEVMVVERSAHLLLTTGSPYLQHPVVVTDYDPYLPAMTLFGMPRQLLGNGDALTRVAGDARIWFALTFLACLLASWRLLRPSRDRAPLLPLAVLTASPLIALALAVGGVDLPLIGVCCLAMALAERDRTVGAGLVLALACTLKWTAWPALPVAVLLLWRLYGRRPAARTGLIAVGVSLAVILPSALTRADALREQVVRFPLGLTAIRTPAGSPLPGKVLAGFGPTGHTVSLALMTMGGIGVAIWLLARPPVSAIAAADLLAAGLAIAFMLAPAGRFGYLALPVVLVIWPRMAARRWSGKPPVPPGPVGRRPRPERPEPALPRG; encoded by the coding sequence ATGGTGAGCACCCGCACGCCCGGCTTCTCCCGTCCGCGCGGCCGGTTCACCGGCCGGACCAGAACGCCGGCCCCGACCTCCGCAGGACCGTCCTCCAGACCCGACCGCCCCCGGCTCGGCCTGATCTCCCGGGACGTCCCCCGGCAGCGTCGCGAGAACACGTTTCCACCCACGCCCGATCGACTGAATCCGGCCCACCTCGCCTCGCTGCGCAGCGTCCAGCTGCTCGGCTGCGCCATCGCCGCCGGCTGGGCGGCCGCCTTCCCGATCATCTCCGACCTGCCCAACCAGCGCCTGTGGGGCGCCGTCGCGGCTCCCGCCTACGCCCTCGCAGGGCTGCTCTGCCTGATCCTGCCGCGCCGCTTCGCGGCCCGCTCCGCCGCCGCGGTCGGCCTGCTCGGGGCCGTCCTCGTGCCGCTCGCGCTCCTCGCCCTCCAGGGCCGCCACCAGTCCGAGGTGATGGTGGTCGAGCGCTCGGCCCATCTGCTGCTCACCACCGGCAGCCCCTATCTGCAGCACCCGGTCGTGGTCACCGACTACGACCCGTACCTGCCGGCGATGACCCTGTTCGGGATGCCGCGCCAGCTGCTCGGCAACGGCGACGCCCTGACCCGGGTCGCCGGGGACGCCCGGATCTGGTTCGCGCTCACCTTCCTCGCCTGCCTGCTGGCCAGCTGGCGCCTGCTGCGGCCCTCCCGGGACCGCGCCCCCCTGCTGCCGCTCGCCGTGCTCACCGCCTCGCCGCTGATAGCGCTGGCCCTCGCCGTCGGCGGGGTCGACCTGCCGCTGATCGGCGTCTGCTGCCTGGCCATGGCGCTCGCCGAGCGCGACCGGACCGTCGGTGCGGGCCTCGTCCTCGCCCTCGCCTGCACCCTCAAGTGGACGGCCTGGCCCGCGCTGCCGGTCGCCGTCCTGCTGCTGTGGCGGTTGTACGGGCGGCGCCCGGCCGCCCGGACCGGGCTGATCGCGGTCGGCGTGAGCCTGGCCGTGATCCTGCCGTCCGCGCTGACCCGGGCGGACGCGCTGCGCGAGCAGGTTGTGCGCTTCCCGCTCGGGCTGACCGCGATCCGCACCCCGGCGGGCAGCCCGCTGCCCGGCAAGGTGCTGGCCGGCTTCGGGCCGACCGGGCACACCGTCTCGCTGGCGCTGATGACCATGGGCGGGATCGGGGTGGCGATCTGGCTGCTGGCCCGGCCGCCGGTGTCCGCGATCGCCGCCGCCGACCTGCTGGCCGCCGGGCTGGCGATCGCCTTCATGCTGGCCCCGGCCGGGCGGTTCGGGTACTTGGCGCTGCCGGTGGTGCTGGTGATCTGGCCCCGGATGGCGGCCCGGCGGTGGAGCGGCAAGCCGCCCGTCCCACCCGGGCCGGTAGGCCGGAGACCGAGGCCGGAAAGGCCGGAGCCCGCTCTGCCGCGAGGCTGA
- a CDS encoding penicillin-binding transpeptidase domain-containing protein: MRRGAKIGIITGVSVVVLAGGGYGAYSLVGGSDSGSSEAKKARTVVAEPPSADQAASGAKDFLAAWAAGDVAKAASLTDNPDAATAALNAFRDQVKPSGLTLTPSGPATPQAFASATGTPTPAKPSAGASATPSATGTPGATDSPSASATPAPAGVLMGFKARAEFAGTARVWDYNGFLSVVKMSDDTPAVHWAPSVIHPHLNGTETIATQQVFAPAGTVVDRNGKPLQGASLTPALLTTLQDNAHKLLPPDPNKDQDAGSAVVITDPNGKTAPDKLFTIVEPKPAKPFKVTIDNNIQAAAEKAMTDLGGKSGSIVAIEPSTGQVLAFANAPATGQNRAFAGLLAPGSTMKIVTSTALLEAGINPDSVVACPEKSSNPVAIPNDFPGAFPNNTLQQDFMVSCNTAFINQGLTSLKPETLSATAKDVYGIGLEWKTGLPNADGKVPPTPGSKDEQAMNYIGQGKVQMNPLAIASITATVQSGAFKQPILVEGLPQQVAARPISPDVAGKLRAMMAATAQGGTAQAAMAGITDNAGAKTGSAEVAGAATTNSWFTAYRGNIAVAAEVQGGGHGVDSAGPAVASLLKAFGNR; encoded by the coding sequence ATGCGCAGAGGCGCGAAGATCGGCATCATCACCGGCGTGTCCGTCGTCGTGCTCGCGGGCGGCGGCTACGGGGCGTACAGCCTGGTCGGCGGCTCCGACTCCGGGTCATCCGAGGCCAAGAAGGCCCGGACGGTGGTCGCCGAGCCGCCCTCCGCGGACCAGGCGGCGAGCGGCGCGAAGGACTTCCTGGCGGCCTGGGCGGCCGGCGACGTGGCCAAGGCCGCCTCGCTGACCGACAATCCGGACGCGGCCACCGCCGCGCTGAACGCCTTCAGGGACCAGGTGAAGCCGAGCGGGCTGACGCTGACCCCGTCCGGTCCGGCCACCCCGCAGGCCTTCGCCTCGGCCACCGGCACGCCCACCCCGGCCAAGCCGTCCGCCGGCGCCTCCGCCACGCCGTCGGCCACCGGCACCCCCGGCGCGACCGACTCGCCGTCCGCCTCCGCGACGCCGGCGCCCGCCGGCGTGCTGATGGGCTTCAAGGCGCGCGCCGAGTTCGCGGGCACCGCCCGGGTCTGGGACTACAACGGCTTCCTGAGCGTCGTGAAGATGAGCGACGACACCCCGGCCGTGCACTGGGCGCCGAGCGTGATCCACCCGCACCTGAACGGGACCGAGACCATCGCCACCCAGCAGGTCTTCGCCCCGGCGGGCACCGTGGTGGACCGCAACGGCAAGCCGCTGCAGGGCGCGTCGCTCACCCCGGCGCTGCTGACCACCCTGCAGGACAACGCCCACAAGCTGCTGCCGCCGGACCCGAACAAGGACCAGGACGCGGGCAGCGCGGTGGTGATCACCGACCCGAACGGCAAGACCGCGCCCGACAAGCTGTTCACCATCGTCGAGCCCAAGCCGGCCAAGCCGTTCAAGGTGACCATCGACAACAACATCCAGGCCGCCGCCGAGAAGGCGATGACCGACCTGGGCGGCAAGTCCGGGTCCATCGTCGCGATCGAGCCGAGCACCGGCCAGGTGCTGGCCTTCGCCAACGCGCCGGCCACCGGCCAGAACCGGGCCTTCGCCGGCCTGCTCGCGCCGGGCTCGACGATGAAGATCGTCACCTCGACGGCCCTGCTGGAGGCCGGGATCAACCCGGACAGCGTGGTGGCCTGCCCGGAGAAGAGCAGCAACCCGGTGGCGATCCCGAACGACTTCCCCGGTGCCTTCCCGAACAACACGCTCCAGCAGGACTTCATGGTGTCCTGCAACACGGCCTTCATCAATCAGGGCCTGACCAGCCTCAAGCCCGAGACGCTCTCCGCCACCGCCAAGGACGTCTACGGCATCGGCCTGGAGTGGAAGACCGGCCTGCCGAACGCCGACGGCAAGGTGCCGCCGACCCCGGGCAGCAAGGACGAGCAGGCCATGAACTACATCGGCCAGGGCAAGGTCCAGATGAACCCGCTGGCCATCGCCTCGATCACCGCGACTGTCCAGAGCGGCGCGTTCAAGCAGCCCATCCTGGTCGAGGGCCTGCCGCAGCAGGTGGCGGCCCGCCCGATCTCGCCGGACGTCGCCGGCAAGCTGCGCGCGATGATGGCCGCCACCGCCCAGGGCGGTACGGCACAGGCCGCGATGGCCGGGATCACCGACAACGCGGGTGCCAAGACCGGCTCCGCCGAGGTCGCCGGCGCGGCCACCACCAACAGCTGGTTCACCGCCTACCGGGGCAACATCGCGGTCGCGGCCGAGGTGCAGGGCGGCGGCCACGGCGTGGACTCGGCCGGCCCGGCCGTCGCCTCCCTCCTCAAGGCGTTCGGCAACCGCTGA
- a CDS encoding dolichyl-phosphate-mannose--protein mannosyltransferase, whose protein sequence is MNGDTGTQTPIGIDHTAEGGVGATGLPSPVVPAPRPPAADRPDTWRRRLALFGYAPRPAAPLTERLVPPMPDGPGVTPAAVPPSPLLLRLGASLPQGLWSWLCRWAGWLGPLAVALFAGILRFTNLGQPHAIIFDETYYAKDAYALWHGGYEISWPDGANEQIMKDDGDVPYRPMAGYVVHPPVGKWIIGFGEWLFGMNPFGWRFAVALLGTLSVLMVARIARRLFRSTLLGCVAGLLLSVDGLHFVLSRSALLDLVVMFWILAAFGFLLLDRDHTRARLAAKLGGAADAALAQRVHLGWRPYRIAAGVCVGLTCATKWSGLYVAAAFGLMTVLWDAGARRLAGAPRPYLATLTRDALPAFVSIVVVSLGVYIASWWGWFASSNVPGQGGWGRDWAAGRSTDYPWIPEGLRALWHYHATMYDFHTHLSDPHTYQSNPWSWLVLGRPVSFYYESPKQGQDGCTAAECAREVLGLGTPLLWWAACIALVYCLWRWAARRDWRAGAVLCGLAAGYLPWFAYQQRTIFLFYAVAFVPFLVLAVTMLVGVLIGPPGASRDRRIIGSATAGLLVLLIVWNFLFFFPLYTGQTIPMDDWRQRMWFTSWI, encoded by the coding sequence ATGAACGGCGACACGGGGACGCAGACGCCCATTGGTATAGACCACACCGCAGAGGGTGGCGTCGGCGCGACGGGCCTGCCGTCCCCCGTCGTCCCGGCCCCGCGCCCGCCCGCGGCGGACCGGCCGGACACCTGGCGGCGGCGACTGGCCCTGTTCGGCTACGCGCCCCGCCCGGCCGCGCCCCTCACCGAGCGGCTGGTGCCGCCGATGCCGGACGGCCCCGGGGTGACGCCCGCGGCGGTCCCGCCGTCCCCGCTGCTGCTGCGCTTGGGCGCGTCCCTGCCGCAGGGCCTCTGGTCGTGGCTGTGCCGCTGGGCGGGCTGGCTCGGCCCGCTCGCGGTGGCGCTGTTCGCCGGGATCCTGCGGTTCACGAACCTCGGCCAGCCGCACGCGATCATCTTCGACGAGACGTACTACGCCAAGGACGCCTACGCGCTCTGGCACGGCGGCTACGAGATCAGCTGGCCGGACGGCGCCAACGAACAGATCATGAAGGACGACGGGGACGTCCCGTACCGCCCGATGGCCGGCTACGTCGTCCACCCGCCGGTGGGCAAGTGGATCATCGGCTTCGGCGAGTGGCTGTTCGGCATGAACCCCTTCGGCTGGCGGTTCGCGGTGGCGCTGCTCGGCACCCTGTCGGTGCTGATGGTGGCCCGGATCGCCCGCCGCCTGTTCCGCTCCACCCTGCTGGGCTGCGTGGCCGGCTTGCTGCTCTCGGTGGACGGCCTGCACTTCGTGCTCAGCCGCTCGGCCCTGCTGGACCTCGTGGTGATGTTCTGGATCCTCGCCGCCTTCGGCTTCCTCCTGCTGGACCGCGACCACACCCGGGCCCGGCTGGCCGCGAAGCTCGGCGGGGCCGCCGACGCCGCACTTGCGCAGCGGGTGCACCTGGGCTGGCGCCCGTACCGGATCGCGGCCGGCGTCTGCGTCGGCCTGACCTGCGCGACCAAGTGGAGCGGCCTGTACGTCGCCGCGGCCTTCGGCCTGATGACGGTGCTCTGGGACGCGGGCGCCCGCCGCCTGGCCGGGGCCCCGCGCCCGTACCTGGCGACGCTGACCCGCGACGCCCTGCCCGCCTTCGTCTCGATCGTCGTGGTCTCGCTGGGCGTCTACATCGCCTCCTGGTGGGGCTGGTTCGCCAGCAGCAACGTGCCCGGCCAGGGCGGCTGGGGCCGCGACTGGGCGGCAGGCCGCAGCACCGACTACCCGTGGATCCCCGAGGGCCTGCGCGCTCTGTGGCACTACCACGCCACGATGTACGACTTCCACACCCACCTGAGCGACCCGCACACCTACCAGTCGAACCCGTGGAGCTGGCTGGTGCTGGGCCGGCCGGTGTCCTTCTACTACGAGTCCCCGAAGCAGGGCCAGGACGGCTGCACCGCCGCCGAGTGCGCCCGCGAGGTGCTCGGCCTCGGCACCCCGCTGCTCTGGTGGGCGGCCTGCATCGCCCTGGTGTACTGCCTGTGGCGCTGGGCGGCGCGGCGGGACTGGCGGGCCGGCGCGGTGCTGTGCGGCCTGGCGGCCGGCTACCTGCCCTGGTTCGCCTACCAGCAGCGGACGATCTTCCTCTTCTACGCGGTCGCCTTCGTCCCGTTCCTGGTGCTCGCGGTGACCATGCTCGTCGGCGTGCTGATCGGCCCGCCCGGCGCGTCCCGGGACCGCCGGATCATCGGCTCCGCGACGGCCGGCCTCCTGGTCCTGCTGATCGTCTGGAACTTCCTGTTCTTCTTCCCGCTGTACACGGGGCAGACGATCCCGATGGACGACTGGCGGCAGCGGATGTGGTTCACCAGCTGGATCTAG
- the rsmI gene encoding 16S rRNA (cytidine(1402)-2'-O)-methyltransferase: MTGVLVLAGTPIGDVSDAPPRLLTELATADVIAAEDTRRLRRLTQALGVTPAGRVVSYFEGNEVGRTPELVEALLGGARVLLVTDAGMPSVSDPGYRLVAAAVAADVKVTAVPGPSAVLTALALSGLPVDRFTFEGFLPRKTGDRARQLASIAAEPRTMVFFEAPHRIAEALAAMAEAFGADRPAAVCRELTKTYEEVKRGPIGELAAWAAEGVRGEITVVVAGAPPAAPQELTPAELARLVALREEAGERRKEAIAAVAAELSLPKREVFDAVVAAKKEAGSEGLKKE, encoded by the coding sequence GTGACAGGAGTACTCGTTCTCGCAGGCACCCCCATCGGCGACGTCTCGGACGCCCCGCCCCGGCTGCTCACCGAACTCGCCACCGCGGACGTGATCGCGGCCGAGGACACCCGGCGACTGCGCCGGCTCACCCAGGCGCTGGGGGTGACCCCGGCCGGGCGGGTCGTCTCCTACTTCGAGGGCAACGAGGTCGGCCGCACGCCCGAGCTGGTCGAGGCGCTGCTCGGCGGCGCCCGGGTGCTGCTGGTCACCGACGCCGGGATGCCCTCCGTCTCCGACCCCGGCTACCGGCTGGTCGCCGCGGCCGTCGCCGCCGACGTCAAGGTCACCGCGGTGCCCGGGCCGTCCGCCGTGCTCACCGCGCTCGCCCTGTCCGGTCTGCCGGTGGACCGCTTCACCTTCGAGGGCTTCCTGCCGCGCAAGACCGGCGACCGGGCCCGGCAGCTCGCCTCGATCGCCGCCGAGCCTCGCACCATGGTCTTCTTCGAGGCGCCCCACCGCATCGCCGAGGCGCTCGCCGCGATGGCCGAGGCGTTCGGCGCCGACCGCCCGGCCGCCGTCTGCCGGGAGCTCACCAAGACCTACGAGGAGGTCAAGCGCGGCCCGATCGGCGAGCTGGCCGCCTGGGCCGCCGAGGGCGTCAGGGGCGAGATCACCGTGGTCGTCGCCGGCGCCCCGCCGGCCGCGCCGCAGGAGCTCACCCCGGCCGAACTCGCCCGGCTGGTGGCCCTCCGGGAGGAGGCCGGGGAGCGGCGCAAGGAGGCCATCGCGGCCGTCGCCGCGGAGCTGTCGCTGCCGAAGCGCGAGGTGTTCGACGCGGTCGTCGCGGCGAAGAAGGAGGCCGGGAGCGAGGGGCTGAAAAAGGAGTGA
- the metG gene encoding methionine--tRNA ligase, whose protein sequence is MAATADHSTTGASAPAYYVSTPIYYVNDRPHLGHAYTTVAGDVLTRWHRQRGEKVWYLTGTDEHGQKIMRTAEANGVTPQEWCDKLVEEAWKPLWEHLEIANDDFIRTTQQRHTDRVQEFVQDLYDKGEIYKGGYSGPYCVGCEEYKLPAELLDGATEGEKLCAIHKKPVEWLEEENYFFRLSAYGPKLLEFYAENPGFIAPESARNEVLRFVEQGLQDLSISRSTFNWGVPLPWDEKHVLYVWVDALQNYITAAGYGSDPERFAELWPASVHLVGKDILRFHAVIWPAMLMAAGLPLPKRVVANGWLMVGGEKMSKSNLTGIAPTDLTSHFGVDAYRYYFLRAIPFGTDGSFSWEDFTARYTSELANDFGNLASRVAAMVGKYFDGVLPAAAAPGDAEQAVAAGLRAAVATADRKIGEELDFAGGLAAIFEFVKQVNGYITEQEPWKVAKDDSEEGRARLATILYTAAESLRATAVLLNPVMPATAEKLWDSLGAAEGLGALSAQTIATVADWGRLPAGATVTKGDILFPRLEEKPAS, encoded by the coding sequence ATGGCGGCCACTGCAGACCACAGCACCACCGGGGCGAGCGCCCCGGCGTACTACGTTTCCACCCCGATCTACTACGTCAACGATCGCCCGCACCTGGGCCACGCGTACACCACCGTGGCGGGCGACGTCCTCACCCGCTGGCACCGCCAGCGCGGCGAGAAGGTGTGGTACCTGACCGGCACCGACGAGCACGGTCAGAAGATCATGCGGACCGCCGAGGCCAACGGCGTCACCCCGCAGGAGTGGTGCGACAAGCTGGTCGAGGAGGCCTGGAAGCCGCTCTGGGAGCACCTGGAGATCGCCAACGACGACTTCATCCGCACCACCCAGCAGCGGCACACCGACCGGGTGCAGGAGTTCGTCCAGGACCTGTACGACAAGGGCGAGATCTACAAGGGCGGCTACTCCGGCCCGTACTGCGTCGGCTGCGAGGAGTACAAGCTCCCGGCCGAGCTGCTGGACGGCGCCACCGAGGGCGAGAAGCTCTGCGCGATCCACAAGAAGCCGGTCGAGTGGCTGGAGGAGGAGAACTACTTCTTCCGCCTCTCCGCCTACGGCCCGAAGCTGCTGGAGTTCTACGCCGAGAACCCCGGCTTCATCGCCCCCGAGTCCGCCCGCAACGAGGTGCTGCGCTTCGTCGAGCAGGGCCTCCAGGACCTCTCGATCTCCCGCTCCACCTTCAACTGGGGCGTGCCGCTGCCCTGGGACGAGAAGCACGTCCTGTACGTGTGGGTCGACGCGCTGCAGAACTACATCACCGCCGCCGGCTACGGCAGCGACCCCGAGCGCTTCGCCGAGCTGTGGCCCGCCTCCGTCCACCTGGTCGGCAAGGACATCCTCCGCTTCCACGCCGTCATCTGGCCCGCCATGCTGATGGCCGCCGGGCTGCCGCTGCCCAAGCGGGTCGTCGCCAACGGCTGGCTGATGGTCGGCGGCGAGAAGATGTCCAAGTCCAACCTGACCGGCATCGCGCCCACCGACCTCACCTCGCACTTCGGCGTGGACGCCTACCGCTACTACTTCCTGCGGGCGATCCCGTTCGGTACGGACGGCTCGTTCTCCTGGGAGGACTTCACCGCCCGGTACACCTCCGAACTCGCCAACGACTTCGGCAACCTGGCTTCCCGGGTCGCCGCCATGGTCGGCAAGTACTTCGACGGCGTGCTGCCGGCGGCCGCCGCGCCCGGTGACGCCGAGCAGGCCGTCGCGGCGGGACTCCGCGCGGCCGTCGCCACCGCCGACCGCAAGATCGGCGAGGAGCTCGACTTCGCCGGCGGCCTCGCGGCGATCTTCGAGTTCGTCAAGCAGGTCAACGGCTACATCACCGAGCAGGAGCCCTGGAAGGTCGCCAAGGACGACTCGGAGGAGGGCCGGGCCCGGCTCGCCACCATCCTCTACACCGCGGCCGAGTCGCTGCGCGCCACCGCCGTGCTGCTCAACCCGGTGATGCCGGCCACCGCCGAGAAGCTGTGGGACTCGCTGGGCGCCGCCGAGGGCCTGGGCGCGCTGTCCGCGCAGACCATCGCCACGGTGGCCGACTGGGGCCGGCTGCCCGCCGGTGCCACCGTCACCAAGGGCGACATCCTGTTCCCGCGCCTCGAAGAGAAGCCCGCCTCCTGA
- a CDS encoding TatD family hydrolase: MAPKDDRATPPPLPVPLAVAVADSHTHLDMQSGTPEEGLARAASVGVTTVVQVGCDVPGSRWAAELAARYEQVHAAVALHPNEAPRIYLGDPDGWSGQQRPAGGQAALDEALAEIDALAALPQVRAVGETGLDYFRTGPEGVEIQKESFRRHIEIAKRHGKALVIHDRDAHEDVIAVLLEEGAPERTVFHCYSGDAEMAKVCAEHGWYLSFAGPVTFKANQPLRDALTATPLDRILVETDAPFLTPHPYRGRPNAPYLIPVTVRSMAATLGLHEDELATAIAENTARAFGY, encoded by the coding sequence ATGGCACCCAAGGACGACCGCGCCACGCCGCCGCCGCTGCCGGTACCCCTGGCAGTGGCGGTGGCAGACTCGCACACCCATCTCGACATGCAGTCCGGCACGCCGGAGGAGGGCCTGGCGCGCGCCGCCTCCGTCGGGGTCACCACGGTCGTCCAGGTCGGCTGCGACGTGCCCGGCTCGCGCTGGGCCGCCGAACTGGCGGCCCGGTACGAGCAGGTGCACGCGGCCGTCGCCCTGCATCCGAACGAGGCGCCGCGGATCTACCTGGGCGACCCGGACGGCTGGTCCGGGCAGCAGCGTCCGGCCGGTGGACAGGCCGCGCTGGACGAGGCCCTCGCCGAGATAGACGCGCTCGCCGCGCTGCCGCAGGTCCGCGCCGTCGGCGAGACCGGCCTCGACTACTTCCGCACCGGGCCCGAGGGCGTGGAGATCCAGAAGGAGTCGTTCCGCCGGCACATCGAGATCGCCAAGCGCCACGGCAAGGCCCTGGTGATCCACGACCGCGACGCCCACGAGGACGTCATCGCCGTCCTGCTGGAGGAGGGCGCCCCCGAGCGGACCGTCTTCCACTGCTACTCCGGCGACGCCGAGATGGCCAAGGTGTGCGCCGAGCACGGCTGGTACCTCTCCTTCGCCGGCCCGGTCACCTTCAAGGCCAACCAGCCGCTGCGCGACGCCCTCACCGCCACCCCGCTCGACCGGATCCTGGTCGAGACGGACGCCCCCTTCCTCACCCCGCATCCGTACCGGGGGCGGCCCAACGCGCCGTACCTCATCCCGGTCACGGTGCGGTCGATGGCGGCGACCCTCGGGCTGCACGAGGACGAGCTGGCGACGGCGATCGCGGAGAACACCGCGCGGGCCTTCGGCTACTGA
- the rsmA gene encoding 16S rRNA (adenine(1518)-N(6)/adenine(1519)-N(6))-dimethyltransferase RsmA encodes MSTTDPTPDSHLLGAADIRELAAAFGVKPTKQRGQNFVIDGNTVRRIVRAAGVTEQDAVVEVGPGLGSLTLALLEVARHVTAVEIDPVLAQHLPDTVAARMPARANSFDLVFSDAMEVTELPGPAPTALVANLPYNVAVPVLLHMLATFPSIERTLVMVQSEVADRLAAKPGNKVYGVPSVKANWYADVKRAGAIGRNVFWPAPNVDSGLVSLIRREPPKTSASREEVFAVVDAAFAQRRKTLRAALAGWAGSAAGAEQALAAAGIDHKLRGEMLTVEQFAAIAEHKPQQSEKDSA; translated from the coding sequence GTGAGCACCACCGACCCCACCCCTGACAGCCACCTGCTGGGCGCCGCCGACATCCGGGAGCTGGCGGCCGCGTTCGGCGTGAAGCCGACCAAGCAGCGCGGGCAGAACTTCGTCATCGACGGCAACACCGTGCGGCGGATCGTCCGGGCCGCCGGGGTGACGGAGCAGGACGCGGTGGTCGAGGTCGGGCCCGGGCTCGGGTCGCTGACGCTGGCGCTGCTGGAGGTGGCCCGGCACGTCACCGCGGTCGAGATCGACCCGGTGCTGGCACAGCACCTGCCCGACACCGTCGCCGCCCGGATGCCCGCCCGCGCGAACTCGTTCGACCTGGTGTTCAGCGACGCCATGGAGGTCACCGAGCTGCCCGGGCCGGCGCCCACCGCGCTCGTCGCCAACCTCCCGTACAACGTGGCCGTGCCCGTCCTGCTGCACATGCTGGCCACCTTCCCCAGCATCGAGCGCACCCTGGTGATGGTGCAGAGCGAGGTCGCCGACCGGCTCGCCGCCAAGCCCGGCAACAAGGTGTACGGCGTCCCGTCGGTCAAGGCCAACTGGTACGCCGACGTGAAGCGGGCCGGCGCCATCGGGCGGAACGTCTTCTGGCCCGCCCCCAACGTCGACTCCGGGCTGGTCTCGCTGATCCGCCGCGAGCCGCCGAAGACGAGCGCCAGCCGCGAGGAGGTGTTCGCGGTCGTCGACGCCGCGTTCGCCCAGCGGCGCAAGACCCTGCGGGCCGCCCTGGCCGGCTGGGCCGGCTCCGCCGCCGGGGCCGAGCAGGCGCTCGCGGCGGCCGGGATCGACCACAAGCTGCGCGGCGAGATGCTGACGGTGGAACAGTTCGCCGCGATCGCCGAGCACAAGCCTCAGCAGAGCGAGAAGGATTCCGCGTGA
- a CDS encoding 4-(cytidine 5'-diphospho)-2-C-methyl-D-erythritol kinase: MITVRVPAKVNVQLGVGGLRADGFHDLANVFFAVALGDEVTATESSEGVTLSCSGPDADAVPLDDSNLAARAARLLAAHHGIADPGVHLHIAKAIPVAGGMAGGSADGAAALVACDALWKLETPFETLLELAAELGSDVPFALLGGVALGRGRGEILEPLPVEGTFHWVFAVADGGLSTPAVFRECDRLRDEAGTGSAATDVPTPDADPALLAALADGDAVGLAAALANDLQPAALSLRPALADTLRAGTDAGALGALVSGSGPTCAFLAKDADGAAAVAAALRASGTCRTAHATYGPVPGAAVA, encoded by the coding sequence GTGATCACCGTACGGGTGCCGGCCAAGGTCAACGTCCAGCTGGGGGTCGGCGGGCTGCGGGCCGACGGTTTCCACGACCTGGCCAACGTCTTCTTCGCGGTCGCGCTCGGGGACGAGGTGACGGCGACGGAGTCGTCCGAGGGCGTCACGCTGTCCTGCTCCGGGCCGGACGCCGACGCCGTTCCGCTCGACGACAGCAACCTCGCCGCGCGTGCCGCCCGGCTGCTCGCCGCCCACCACGGCATCGCCGACCCGGGCGTGCACCTGCACATCGCCAAGGCCATCCCGGTCGCCGGCGGCATGGCGGGCGGCAGCGCGGACGGCGCGGCGGCGCTGGTCGCCTGCGACGCCCTGTGGAAGCTCGAGACCCCCTTCGAGACGCTGCTGGAGCTGGCCGCCGAACTCGGGTCGGACGTGCCGTTCGCACTGCTCGGCGGCGTCGCGCTGGGCCGCGGCCGGGGCGAGATCCTGGAGCCGCTCCCGGTCGAGGGCACCTTCCACTGGGTCTTCGCCGTCGCCGACGGCGGCCTCTCCACCCCCGCCGTCTTCCGCGAGTGCGACCGCCTCCGCGACGAGGCCGGCACCGGCTCCGCCGCCACCGACGTCCCCACCCCCGACGCCGACCCCGCGCTGCTCGCCGCCCTGGCCGACGGTGACGCCGTCGGCCTCGCCGCCGCGCTCGCCAACGACCTCCAGCCCGCCGCCCTCTCGCTGCGGCCCGCGCTCGCGGACACCCTGCGGGCCGGTACGGACGCGGGCGCCCTCGGTGCGCTCGTCTCCGGCTCCGGGCCGACCTGCGCGTTCCTCGCCAAGGACGCCGACGGCGCCGCTGCCGTCGCGGCGGCCCTGCGCGCCTCCGGCACCTGCCGGACGGCGCACGCCACGTACGGGCCGGTGCCGGGGGCAGCGGTGGCGTAA